The following proteins are encoded in a genomic region of Natronorubrum halophilum:
- a CDS encoding HAD family hydrolase codes for MNTGYDAVVFDNDGVLTTPTDRDVLLEAMSDAFATVGVGNPTDEHRRTLMGPSVESLRTVADTHGVDPHELWTAREHAAIEAQLEEIETGRKRLYDDVDALADLEAATAIVSNNQHETIGNIVDHCDLDWFDAWYGREPTVQGIDRKKPTPYYLVLALEELGTENALYVGDSWVDIEAADAAGVDVAFVRRNHRKGYELERAPTYEIEDLEAISGLL; via the coding sequence ATGAATACAGGATACGATGCGGTCGTTTTCGACAACGACGGCGTACTGACGACGCCGACGGATCGCGACGTGCTGCTCGAGGCGATGTCCGACGCCTTCGCGACCGTCGGCGTCGGTAACCCGACGGACGAACACAGACGGACCCTGATGGGGCCGAGCGTCGAGTCGCTCCGCACAGTTGCGGACACGCACGGGGTAGATCCCCACGAACTCTGGACGGCGCGCGAACACGCCGCGATCGAGGCCCAACTCGAGGAGATCGAGACCGGGCGCAAACGGCTCTACGACGACGTGGACGCGCTCGCGGATCTCGAGGCGGCGACGGCCATCGTGAGCAACAATCAACACGAGACGATCGGCAACATCGTGGACCACTGCGATCTCGACTGGTTCGACGCCTGGTACGGCCGCGAACCGACCGTTCAGGGAATCGATCGCAAGAAGCCGACGCCGTACTACCTGGTGCTCGCACTCGAGGAACTCGGCACGGAAAACGCGCTGTACGTGGGCGATAGCTGGGTCGATATCGAGGCGGCCGACGCTGCTGGAGTCGACGTGGCCTTTGTTCGCCGAAATCACCGCAAAGGATACGAACTCGAGCGAGCGCCGACGTACGAAATCGAGGATCTCGAGGCGATCTCCGGACTGTTATGA
- a CDS encoding DUF6735 family protein, which produces MGHRALVAYRRPNQRYDLRYSHWGGEDVSFADRISAETPLADGAIDADLLAGPITRERILGEHLDPCIHEVLYLVEPGADYRVSAYRVCWLEWGDGRDGGRGAIIAVDSTAADRTVRTWFRATKTALADIIEMGALSRRAAQAYLEARVCEDEDGTVYTYDAADGLEPNESTYTPTPDRWLEADENRNADPEDGSDAG; this is translated from the coding sequence ATGGGACATAGAGCGCTCGTCGCCTACCGGCGACCGAATCAGCGTTACGACCTGCGATACAGCCACTGGGGCGGCGAAGACGTCTCTTTCGCCGATCGAATCAGCGCCGAAACGCCCCTCGCCGACGGGGCGATCGACGCCGACCTGCTGGCGGGTCCGATCACTCGAGAGCGAATTCTCGGGGAACACCTCGATCCCTGTATCCACGAGGTGTTGTACCTCGTCGAGCCCGGGGCCGACTACCGCGTGTCCGCCTACCGCGTCTGCTGGCTCGAGTGGGGCGACGGTCGCGACGGCGGCCGCGGAGCGATCATCGCCGTCGACAGCACCGCCGCCGATCGGACGGTACGAACGTGGTTTCGCGCGACCAAGACCGCCCTCGCCGACATCATCGAGATGGGCGCGCTCTCGCGCCGCGCGGCACAGGCGTACCTCGAGGCGCGGGTCTGCGAGGACGAGGACGGAACGGTCTACACGTACGACGCCGCCGACGGACTGGAGCCGAACGAGTCGACGTACACGCCGACGCCGGATCGGTGGCTCGAAGCGGACGAAAACCGGAACGCGGACCCGGAGGACGGAAGCGACGCGGGATGA
- a CDS encoding MutS-related protein, producing MRLEEYWGVGPKTRETLVEQLGRERAIQAIESGDVRALSDAGLARGRATRILRRATGGDGMDTLATSDARSAYKELLDLAVEHAVTERAADRIRVLTPLTSREAMESRVDDVLAACDAWATLEDNDREAVLAAYERYDERDESTHAAVEAALALLEAGVDSGPFAAIADLERGTLAEAAEALAALDDGRVTRGADDELDRLRDALGAIEDMDANVLEVIEELRSDGVRDVGQFREAFEDCLLTETDVTIDRVRDAMATDAADATDFVGTTLRALRSDLTAAIDEREDAVAGAFEGTLDESREAVEQAVSAVDDIALHLSLARFALAYDCTRPVFVDSESPANASARSARAGGQAAAVSVLEARNLTLAAHDDESVQPVTYALGDHGVVDVPDDVNSVPGTERVSVLTGANSGGKTTLLETLCQVVLLATMGLPVPAERAEVTPVDSLVFHRRHASFNAGVLESTLRSIVPPLSADGRTLMLVDEFEAITEPGSAANLLHGLVTLSVTRDALAVFVTHLADDLEPLPSEARVDGIFAEGLNPDLELLVDYQPRFDTVGRSTPEFIVSRLVANADDRSERAGFETLAEAVGNEIVQRTLADARWSERD from the coding sequence ATGCGACTCGAGGAGTACTGGGGGGTCGGTCCGAAGACGCGGGAGACGCTGGTTGAGCAACTGGGCAGGGAGCGCGCGATTCAGGCGATCGAGAGCGGCGACGTGCGCGCGCTCTCGGACGCCGGCCTCGCCCGCGGACGGGCGACGCGTATCCTCCGCCGAGCGACCGGCGGCGACGGGATGGACACCCTCGCGACCAGCGACGCTCGGTCAGCGTACAAGGAACTGCTCGACCTGGCGGTCGAACACGCCGTCACCGAGCGCGCGGCCGACCGAATCCGGGTGCTCACGCCGTTGACGTCCCGCGAGGCCATGGAGAGTCGCGTGGACGACGTGCTCGCCGCCTGCGACGCGTGGGCGACGCTCGAGGACAACGACCGGGAAGCGGTCCTCGCCGCCTACGAGCGCTACGACGAGCGCGACGAAAGCACGCATGCAGCCGTCGAGGCCGCGCTCGCGCTGCTCGAGGCCGGCGTGGACTCGGGGCCGTTCGCGGCTATCGCCGACCTCGAGCGGGGTACGCTCGCGGAGGCCGCCGAGGCCCTCGCGGCGCTCGACGACGGTCGCGTCACGCGGGGCGCGGACGACGAACTCGACCGGCTTCGGGACGCGCTTGGTGCGATCGAGGATATGGACGCCAACGTGCTCGAGGTGATCGAGGAGCTTCGTTCGGACGGCGTCCGCGACGTCGGTCAGTTCCGCGAAGCGTTCGAGGATTGTCTCCTGACGGAGACGGACGTGACGATCGATCGGGTTCGAGACGCGATGGCGACCGATGCGGCCGACGCGACGGACTTCGTCGGGACTACGTTGCGAGCGCTCCGGAGCGATCTCACCGCGGCGATCGACGAGCGCGAGGACGCCGTCGCAGGAGCGTTCGAGGGCACCCTGGACGAGTCCCGCGAGGCCGTCGAGCAGGCGGTCTCGGCGGTCGACGACATCGCCTTGCACCTCTCGCTGGCGCGCTTTGCGCTCGCGTACGACTGCACGCGACCAGTGTTCGTGGATAGCGAGTCACCGGCAAACGCGAGCGCACGGAGTGCGCGAGCGGGCGGCCAGGCGGCCGCCGTCTCCGTCCTCGAGGCGCGGAACCTGACGCTTGCGGCTCACGACGACGAATCGGTCCAGCCAGTCACCTACGCCCTCGGCGATCACGGCGTGGTCGACGTTCCCGATGACGTGAACTCGGTCCCCGGGACGGAACGCGTGTCCGTCCTCACCGGCGCGAACAGCGGCGGGAAGACGACCTTACTCGAGACGCTCTGTCAGGTCGTCCTGCTGGCGACGATGGGGCTGCCCGTCCCCGCCGAGCGGGCCGAGGTGACGCCCGTCGACTCGCTGGTCTTCCACCGGCGGCACGCGAGTTTCAACGCCGGCGTGCTCGAGTCGACGCTGCGCTCGATCGTGCCGCCGCTGTCCGCGGACGGGCGCACCCTGATGCTGGTCGACGAGTTCGAGGCGATCACCGAACCGGGCAGCGCGGCGAACCTGCTCCACGGCCTCGTGACGCTCTCGGTTACCCGCGACGCGCTCGCGGTATTCGTCACGCACCTCGCGGACGATCTGGAGCCGCTGCCCTCGGAAGCGCGCGTGGACGGCATCTTCGCCGAAGGGTTGAATCCGGACCTCGAGCTGCTGGTCGATTACCAGCCGCGCTTCGACACCGTCGGCCGGTCGACGCCGGAGTTCATCGTCTCGCGGCTCGTCGCGAACGCCGACGACCGAAGCGAGCGAGCCGGATTCGAGACGCTCGCGGAGGCGGTCGGTAACGAGATCGTCCAGCGGACGCTGGCCGACGCCCGCTGGAGCGAACGCGACTGA